The Paramormyrops kingsleyae isolate MSU_618 chromosome 11, PKINGS_0.4, whole genome shotgun sequence genome includes a window with the following:
- the snai3 gene encoding zinc finger protein SNAI3 isoform X2: protein MPRSFLVKKHLSNKKPNYGELDSKKKDAASPHLSEETGSPRPCPVICSLRPLRECASGAVMADLPGSPPEHLALPAPKPLHFPCASLAAELAFPHKLALAPLGDSLPVMSFLQHPDSRVFQPPVDSAFPTEQGGVPTSLLGLVPGAQEHFECLGCHKAYFTVSGLARHRQLHCEWHCPQGFSCKYCNKEYVSLGALKMHIRTHTLPCVCKLCGKAFSRPWLLQGHIRTHTGEKPFSCPHCSRAFADRSNLRAHLQTHSDIKKYQCKNCSKTFSRISLLSKHEEAGCCPLS, encoded by the exons ATGCCGCGATCCTTTTTGGTGAAGAAGCACCTCAGTAACAAGAAGCCAAATTATGGTGAATTGGACTCAAAGAAAAAAG ATGCAGCCTCACCACACTTATCAGAAGAAACCGGATCTCCTCGGCCATGCCCTGTCATCTGCAGCCTGCGTCCGCTAAGAGAGTGTGCATCTGGGGCTGTGATGGCCGATTTGCCCGGTTCCCCCCCGGAGCACTTGGCTCTCCCGGCGCCTAAGCCACTCCACTTTCCGTGTGCGAGCCTGGCAGCAGAGCTAGCGTTCCCGCACAAACTTGCTCTCGCTCCACTCGGGGATTCACTTCCGGTCATGAGCTTCCTGCAACACCCAGACAGCAGGGTTTTCCAGCCCCCGGTGGACTCCGCATTTCCCACGGAGCAGGGCGGCGTCCCCACAAGCCTGCTGGGCCTGGTGCCTGGTGCCCAGGAGCATTTCGAGTGCCTGGGCTGTCACAAGGCCTACTTCACCGTGTCGGGCTTGGCTAGGCACAGGCAGCTTCACTGCGAGTGGCACTGCCCACAAGGCTTCAGCTGCAAGTACTGCAACAAGGAGTACGTCAGCCTGGGTGCCCTCAAGATGCACATCCGCACGCACACCCTGCCCTGCGTGTGCAAGCTGTGCGGCAAGGCCTTCTCCCGGCCGTGGCTGCTGCAGGGACACATCCGCACGCACACGG GAGAGAAGCCATTTTCTTGCCCCCACTGCAGCCGGGCCTTTGCAGATCGCTCAAACCTGCGTGCCCACCTGCAGACGCACTCTGACATCAAGAAGTACCAGTGCAAGAACTGTTCCAAGACCTTCTCCAGAATATCTCTGCTCTCCAAGCATGAGGAGGCGGGCTGCTGCCCTCTCTCATGA
- the snai3 gene encoding zinc finger protein SNAI3 isoform X1, which translates to MPRSFLVKKHLSNKKPNYGELDSKKKVDAASPHLSEETGSPRPCPVICSLRPLRECASGAVMADLPGSPPEHLALPAPKPLHFPCASLAAELAFPHKLALAPLGDSLPVMSFLQHPDSRVFQPPVDSAFPTEQGGVPTSLLGLVPGAQEHFECLGCHKAYFTVSGLARHRQLHCEWHCPQGFSCKYCNKEYVSLGALKMHIRTHTLPCVCKLCGKAFSRPWLLQGHIRTHTGEKPFSCPHCSRAFADRSNLRAHLQTHSDIKKYQCKNCSKTFSRISLLSKHEEAGCCPLS; encoded by the exons ATGCCGCGATCCTTTTTGGTGAAGAAGCACCTCAGTAACAAGAAGCCAAATTATGGTGAATTGGACTCAAAGAAAAAAG TAGATGCAGCCTCACCACACTTATCAGAAGAAACCGGATCTCCTCGGCCATGCCCTGTCATCTGCAGCCTGCGTCCGCTAAGAGAGTGTGCATCTGGGGCTGTGATGGCCGATTTGCCCGGTTCCCCCCCGGAGCACTTGGCTCTCCCGGCGCCTAAGCCACTCCACTTTCCGTGTGCGAGCCTGGCAGCAGAGCTAGCGTTCCCGCACAAACTTGCTCTCGCTCCACTCGGGGATTCACTTCCGGTCATGAGCTTCCTGCAACACCCAGACAGCAGGGTTTTCCAGCCCCCGGTGGACTCCGCATTTCCCACGGAGCAGGGCGGCGTCCCCACAAGCCTGCTGGGCCTGGTGCCTGGTGCCCAGGAGCATTTCGAGTGCCTGGGCTGTCACAAGGCCTACTTCACCGTGTCGGGCTTGGCTAGGCACAGGCAGCTTCACTGCGAGTGGCACTGCCCACAAGGCTTCAGCTGCAAGTACTGCAACAAGGAGTACGTCAGCCTGGGTGCCCTCAAGATGCACATCCGCACGCACACCCTGCCCTGCGTGTGCAAGCTGTGCGGCAAGGCCTTCTCCCGGCCGTGGCTGCTGCAGGGACACATCCGCACGCACACGG GAGAGAAGCCATTTTCTTGCCCCCACTGCAGCCGGGCCTTTGCAGATCGCTCAAACCTGCGTGCCCACCTGCAGACGCACTCTGACATCAAGAAGTACCAGTGCAAGAACTGTTCCAAGACCTTCTCCAGAATATCTCTGCTCTCCAAGCATGAGGAGGCGGGCTGCTGCCCTCTCTCATGA